One segment of Pyricularia oryzae 70-15 chromosome 3, whole genome shotgun sequence DNA contains the following:
- a CDS encoding C-4 methylsterol oxidase produces the protein MEAFKNATIAAGATALNSSHGYFDVFEEVSKYHVQLSVLERLWAAWYLWWQNDTLATGIMSFAMHEIVYFGRSLPWIIIDAIPYFRQWKIQNQKIPTAKEQWDCTMLVLLGHFTVELPQIWVFHPLATYFGLDHGVPFPPAWKIAMQIAIFFVIEDLWHYLFHRALHYGPLYKNIHKLHHTYSAPFGLAAEYASPIEVMLLGFGVVGTPIVWTSITGDLHLFTMYLWIVLRLFQAIDAHSGYDFPWSLRKFLPFWGGADFHDLHHERFIGNYASSFRWWDWVFDTEAGDEPARKRREKKLAALKAKKAQ, from the exons ATGGAAGCTTT CAAAAACGCCACCATCGCGGCGGGGGCTACCGCCCTGAACAGTAGCCACGGCTATTTCGATGTTTTCGAAGAGGTCTCAAAGTACCATGTTCAACTCAGCGTCTTGGAGCGCCTTTGGGCT GCGTGGTATTTGTGGTGGCAGAATGATACTCTTGCCACAGGCATAATGAGCTTCGCCATGCACGAGATTGTTTACTTCGGCCGGTCCCTCCCCTGGATTATCATCGACGCCATACCATACTTCAGGCAATGGAAGATTCAAAACCAAAAGATCCCGACGGCCAAGGAACAATGGGACTGCACGATGCTCGTCCTGCTCGGCCACTTTACCGTCGAACTGCCCCAGATTTGGGTCTTCCACCCCCTGGCTACATACTTTGGTCTCGACCACGGCGTCCCCTTCCCTCCGGCTTGGAAGATCGCCATGCAGATTGCCATTTTCTTTGTTATTGAAGACCTGTGGCACTACCTTTTCCACCGCGCGCTCCATTACGGTCCTCTATACAAGAACATCCACAAGTTACACCACACCTATTCAGCACCCTTTGGTCTCGCCGCCGAATACGCCTCTCCAATTGAAGTAATGCTTCTGGGGTTTGGTGTTGTCGGAACTCCAATAGTGTGGACATCCATCACGGGTGACCTGCACCTTTTCACCATGTATCTGTGGATTGTTCTCCGTCTCTTCCAAGCCATTGACGCTCACAGTGGTTACGATTTCCCTTGGAGCTTGCGCAAGTTCTTGCCCTTCTGGGGAGGTGCCGATTTCCATGATTTGCACCACGAGCGCTTCATCGGCAACTACGCATCCAGCTTCAGGTGGTGGGACTGGGTTTTCGACACTGAGGCTGGCGATGAGCCCGCAAGGAAgaggagagagaaaaagctTGCGGCCCTCAAGGCTAAGAAGGCCCAGTAA
- a CDS encoding Got1 family protein, giving the protein MPSMWLTDSQKIGVAFCSGGGFFLIGGVMLFFDRAMLAMGNILFLIGLTIIIGPQKTLLFFARKQKAKGTAAFFLGLLMILMRWPLIGFCVELYGIVILFGDFLGTIAGFARGIPVIGPYIGLVVDRIGLGRRNADLPV; this is encoded by the exons ATGCCGTCAATGTGGTTAACAGATTCCCAAA AGATCGGGGTCGCCTTCTGTTCTGGCG GAGGTTTCTTCCTTATCGGAGGTGTGATGCTGTTCTTTGACCGGGCAAT GCTTGCTATGGGAAAC ATACTCTTCCTCATCGGCCTGACGATAATCATTGGTCCACAAAAGACTTTGCTCTTCTTTGCACGCAAGCAAAAGGCCAAGGGCACGGctgccttcttcttggggCTTCTTATGATCCTCATGAGGTGGCCCCTCATAGGCTTCTGTGTTGAGCTCTACGGTATTGTGATACTCTTTGGAGACTTCCTCGGTACCATTGCCGGCTTCGCAAGAGGGATTCCCGTGATAGGGCCATACATTGGCCTTGTAGTCGACAGGATTGGGCTGGGCAGGCGGAACGCCGACCTACCAGTATGA
- a CDS encoding profilin → MSWQGYVDQSLVGSGHIDKAAIISAAGDSTWATSADFTIEPAEMKTIADILDNKAGAQDKAHSDGIYIAKERYVVARIEDNTIYARQGRSGVAIAKTSQAILVGHHNETTQAGNASQTVGALVDYLKPLGF, encoded by the exons ATGTCGTGGCAAG GATACGTTGACCAGAG CCTCGTCGGCTCAGGCCACATCGACAAGGCGGCCATCATTAGCGCCGCGGGAGACAGCACTTGGGCCACATCGGCCGACTTTACG ATCGAGCCCGCCGAGATGAAGACTATTGCAGACATCCTAGACAACAAGGCCGGCGCACAGGACAAGGCACATTCTGATGGCATCTATATTGCCAAGGAACGCTACGTCGTGGCCAGGATTGAGGATAACACCATTTACGCCAGACAG GGCCGATCCGGTGTCGCCATTGCGAAGACGTCACAGGCCATCCTTGTCGGCCATCACAACGAGACCACACAGGCTGGAAATGCATCGCAGACTGTCGGCGCCCTGGTGGACTACCTGAAGCCTCTGGGATTTTAA
- a CDS encoding DASH complex subunit dad4, whose protein sequence is MESPHEHQQNLLLSRIITNVEKLNEAIVVMNKSLQEINIQNMNVELVAQMFKNYQSNVLFHLEATENLKEPS, encoded by the exons ATG GAGAGCCCTCATGAGCACCAGCAAAACCTGCTGTTGTCTCGAATTATCACTAATGTG GAGAAACTCAATGAGGCGATAGTTGTGATGAACAAGTCGCTTCAGGAGATCAACATTCAGAACATGAATGTCGAGCTCGTTGCGCAAATGTTCAAGAATTATCAATCCAATGTTTTATTTCACCTGGAAG CAACTGAAAATCTAAAGGAGCCTTCATAA